AGATGACAAGAAGTCGGCCTACCGTGGTGGCATCGATGCAACCTGCTGCGCCGCACTCGCGAATCGCTCATCCATCTCCCGGTACAGAAACCTACGAAGTCACCCCCGAAGGACTGACAACCGCAGTCAACGTCCCGCTCGAGATCTCGGCGGCAGAACTCGCCCAGAGTTGCACCGACGTCCGACCCACGGTGATGACATTCGGCGGCGATGTCGACGCGGTGCTGGCAATGATCCAAGCAACCGCCGTCAGATCGTGGAAGAACGCCACCCCTCCCGAACAAGCAGCAATCATCGCAGCGCTGCGTGCCGCAGCGAGTGGTGAATGCTGAGCATCCAAGGAGCAGGCGGTCTGCGCCGAATGTCTTGCTGCCCGGGGAATTGGCTGACCGGGCTGTACCCGTCCGCCGGGCGAGACGGCGGCCCGGCCAGTGCTTGCACCGACACGTCTGGCTGCTGGTGACGACCGATCGGGACCGGGTGGCGGGCCTGGGGCAGTCCGTACCTGCTCTAGATCCCTGGTCGAAACGAAGCCCGCCTCCGTGAATCTTCTTCGCCGATTTTCGATTCAGCAGAAGGGCCCATGCGTCATGGGCTGTGTGCTCGGCGTCGACGATGTTCGAGGAAAACCCCGACCAGATACTTCTCGGCCGGAGTTTCGATTTCCGATATCCGGCTACTCGTACGGTGCGGCAAGACAGTCATACGAGTTCGGGGCTGCCGCGCACGGCCTGCCTACCGG
The sequence above is drawn from the Rhodococcus qingshengii JCM 15477 genome and encodes:
- the lpqV gene encoding lipoprotein LpqV, which translates into the protein MNRKSDRTLPPAHRGTLVRRRIVRLFSALLIPAALTMSCSTSGDPNNEVAGAETGQMTRSRPTVVASMQPAAPHSRIAHPSPGTETYEVTPEGLTTAVNVPLEISAAELAQSCTDVRPTVMTFGGDVDAVLAMIQATAVRSWKNATPPEQAAIIAALRAAASGEC